A region from the Leptolyngbya iicbica LK genome encodes:
- the mads6 gene encoding methylation-associated defense system protein kinase MAD6 → MAKVIAIGQPINDAERLVIAHLRDHLPDTYTVVHNFEITRYNQDFEVDIALLAPHAVYLIDVKGTRGTINVYGSKWYPEGRQPFTSPMLKLRGHAKAFKGILLDANPARPEINGVCVDPAVILPAPDATLNDERGRDRKYTTTLRRAERFFKDSTRIDNRFTRDIRGFHRLVLNALQANSRPISGPKQFGDWSVLEDLGGIEGNYNDYRVYSTNAGPNSGTALLRAYEADPYITDPDEKAQQQARIKNAYIALNRMPPHPNILGVKGFFASEMEDYFYLVTDDVPGNVLKLYFDKPDLALTYDQKLKIAQDIFSALHSAHYHNNIHRNLNPSAVLVGTNGQTYLIDFDYARTGTQRSHTIAGEITEQLDKDYLAPECQGGNLAAASPASDVFAAGLLLYELFTGQKPFDDPSDCRSREAIFPVKPSDQEPDLPTGFDDWLQSLCTFAIQERPTAKQAWTQLRTLIREAKAQPVKPKPDKPTAPPEPAEPPAELDYRNLTPDTQLGRKFRVEKKLGEGTFGVVYQVIDTLADMRVVIKIILKDRYSVIERLKKEFRPLRGLPDHPNVVKVFYPDFLPNEGPPFIAFAYVEGIDVKDMVKERLFSPDDGLRLALDVAAGLDHIHHHDVCHCDIKPSNLLWTDEGTKIIDFNVSVQVGRGGSHGGGSLRYLPPDLDLDSDAQKADLMDRDLYALGVTLYEVITGYYPWETAQPPAGQPAKDPREYSGLTDLAPELADLMLKLIAPKKCDRFQTAADLRHALQQIQQARRLPPPPETDVTLSNLGREGETGNPFVSYLVTLYSQSHRSNAGTRGLDHLNNKLGHKTYVNTLLDDELLPAVLQGEFKLVIITGNAGDGKTAFLQKLELYAAEQGGVLDHRHNGCRMEFDGRTYLSNYDGSQDEGEQTNDAVLDAFFAPFAGSEASQWQPAEVRLIAINEGRLIDFLTSREETFGQLKEVVSRGLQTGLPEAGVAILNLNLRSVVADVPDRDGSILERQLRKLTHPTFWEACKTCEIADRCYALHNAQTFQDPTAGEKVVERIKTLYTLTHLRNRLHITLRDLRSALSYLLVSDRTCEEIKQLYNGYAPGAREAILDGYYFNSWRGGEGENSDRLLTLLKDVDIGNATDARLDRELDFMAPVAGGKRFTFEQRSNFDQQIFTTVFEELPRDFSGIGGRDRFDAHRRYVASLRRRYFFEQRAEGWQRLLPYRSATTLLDLLQSHPLPDDALPRVLSAINRGEGLTNPERLQGDLALQVREVENGTIRSYRIFGCDRFTLDIYDQAEAACFVEHMPSGLVLRHQGAASTDAELIIDLDMFEMLERLNDGYRPSIEQTQGYYLSLVVFKNLLASAPYREVLLTTTGHDFYRVCREDSGQLQFDALDQEVAHGAV, encoded by the coding sequence ATGGCAAAAGTGATTGCGATAGGCCAACCCATCAACGATGCCGAACGTCTCGTCATCGCTCACCTTCGCGATCATCTCCCCGACACCTACACCGTTGTCCATAACTTCGAAATTACCCGCTACAACCAAGACTTTGAAGTCGATATCGCCCTCCTCGCCCCCCACGCCGTTTACCTCATCGACGTGAAAGGCACCCGTGGCACCATCAACGTCTACGGCTCCAAGTGGTACCCCGAAGGTCGCCAGCCCTTCACCTCTCCCATGCTGAAATTGAGGGGCCATGCCAAGGCGTTCAAAGGGATTCTTTTAGATGCAAATCCGGCTCGCCCTGAAATTAATGGGGTCTGTGTTGATCCTGCCGTGATCCTTCCTGCCCCTGACGCCACCCTTAATGATGAACGGGGCAGAGATCGGAAATACACAACTACGCTCAGACGGGCAGAACGATTTTTCAAAGACAGTACCCGTATCGATAATCGCTTCACTCGCGACATTCGGGGCTTCCATCGCCTGGTGCTCAACGCCCTGCAAGCCAACAGCCGCCCCATCTCTGGCCCCAAGCAGTTTGGCGACTGGTCCGTCCTAGAAGATCTCGGCGGCATCGAAGGCAACTACAACGATTACCGCGTCTACAGTACCAATGCGGGGCCAAACTCCGGCACCGCCTTGCTCCGTGCCTATGAAGCCGACCCCTACATTACCGACCCTGACGAAAAAGCCCAACAGCAGGCCCGCATCAAAAACGCCTACATCGCCCTCAACCGAATGCCGCCCCACCCCAATATTCTGGGGGTAAAAGGCTTCTTTGCCAGCGAGATGGAAGACTACTTCTACCTCGTCACCGACGATGTTCCCGGCAACGTCCTCAAGCTTTACTTCGACAAACCCGACCTGGCCCTCACCTACGACCAAAAGCTCAAAATCGCCCAGGACATTTTCTCCGCCCTGCACTCCGCCCACTATCACAACAACATTCACCGCAACCTCAACCCCAGCGCCGTTTTGGTGGGCACCAACGGCCAGACCTACCTGATTGACTTTGACTACGCCCGCACCGGCACCCAGCGCAGCCACACCATTGCCGGAGAAATCACCGAACAGCTCGACAAAGACTACCTCGCCCCCGAATGCCAGGGGGGCAACCTGGCCGCCGCCAGCCCTGCTTCTGACGTGTTTGCTGCCGGGCTGCTGCTCTACGAACTGTTCACCGGCCAAAAGCCCTTCGACGACCCCAGCGACTGCCGCAGCCGGGAGGCCATCTTCCCCGTCAAGCCCTCCGACCAGGAGCCAGACCTGCCCACCGGCTTTGATGACTGGCTTCAGAGCCTCTGTACCTTCGCCATTCAGGAACGCCCCACCGCCAAACAAGCCTGGACCCAGCTCAGAACCCTGATCCGCGAGGCCAAAGCGCAACCCGTTAAGCCTAAACCCGACAAACCAACGGCACCGCCCGAACCCGCCGAGCCCCCCGCCGAACTCGACTACCGCAACCTGACCCCCGATACCCAACTAGGCCGTAAGTTTCGGGTGGAAAAAAAGCTGGGGGAAGGCACCTTTGGCGTAGTTTACCAGGTGATCGATACCCTGGCGGACATGCGTGTCGTCATCAAAATCATCTTGAAAGACCGCTACTCGGTCATCGAGCGGCTGAAAAAAGAGTTTCGACCGTTGCGGGGGCTGCCCGACCATCCCAACGTGGTCAAAGTCTTCTATCCAGACTTTTTGCCCAACGAGGGGCCACCCTTCATCGCCTTTGCCTACGTGGAGGGCATCGATGTCAAAGATATGGTCAAAGAGCGGCTGTTTTCCCCCGACGATGGCCTGCGGCTGGCCCTGGATGTGGCGGCAGGGCTAGACCATATCCATCACCACGACGTTTGCCACTGCGACATCAAGCCCAGCAACCTGCTGTGGACTGACGAAGGCACCAAAATCATCGACTTCAACGTCTCGGTGCAGGTGGGGCGCGGTGGTTCCCATGGGGGGGGTTCCCTGCGCTATCTGCCCCCCGATCTCGACCTCGACAGCGATGCCCAGAAGGCCGACCTAATGGACCGGGATCTCTATGCCCTGGGGGTCACCCTCTATGAAGTCATCACCGGCTACTATCCCTGGGAAACGGCCCAGCCCCCCGCCGGACAACCCGCCAAAGACCCCCGCGAGTATTCCGGCTTGACAGACCTGGCTCCTGAACTGGCCGACCTGATGTTGAAGCTAATTGCGCCCAAAAAGTGCGATCGCTTCCAGACCGCTGCCGATTTGCGCCATGCCCTCCAGCAAATTCAGCAGGCTCGCCGCCTGCCGCCGCCCCCCGAAACCGATGTCACCTTATCCAATCTAGGGCGGGAGGGCGAAACGGGGAATCCCTTTGTCAGCTATCTGGTCACTCTGTACAGCCAGAGCCACCGCAGCAACGCCGGTACCCGTGGCCTAGATCATCTAAATAACAAATTAGGCCATAAAACCTACGTCAACACCCTGCTGGATGATGAGCTGCTGCCCGCCGTCCTCCAGGGGGAGTTCAAGCTGGTAATCATTACCGGCAATGCCGGGGATGGCAAAACCGCCTTTCTGCAAAAGCTAGAGCTGTACGCCGCCGAGCAGGGGGGCGTCCTTGACCATCGGCACAATGGCTGCCGCATGGAGTTCGACGGTCGCACCTACCTCAGCAACTACGACGGCAGCCAGGACGAAGGGGAACAAACCAACGATGCCGTACTCGATGCCTTTTTTGCCCCCTTTGCCGGGTCAGAGGCCAGTCAGTGGCAGCCCGCCGAAGTGCGCCTGATTGCCATCAACGAGGGACGGCTGATTGACTTCCTTACTAGCCGAGAGGAGACCTTTGGCCAGCTTAAAGAAGTGGTGTCTCGGGGGCTGCAAACCGGACTGCCGGAAGCCGGCGTAGCCATCCTCAACCTCAACCTCCGCAGCGTGGTGGCCGATGTGCCCGATCGCGACGGCTCCATTCTGGAACGGCAGCTCCGCAAGCTCACCCATCCCACCTTCTGGGAAGCCTGCAAGACCTGTGAGATTGCCGATCGCTGCTATGCCCTCCACAATGCCCAGACCTTCCAGGATCCCACAGCTGGGGAGAAAGTGGTCGAGCGGATCAAGACCCTCTACACCCTGACCCACCTGCGAAATCGGCTCCACATTACCCTGCGGGATCTGCGCTCTGCCCTCTCCTACCTGCTGGTGAGCGATCGCACCTGTGAGGAAATAAAACAGCTCTACAACGGCTATGCTCCCGGTGCCCGCGAGGCCATCCTCGACGGCTATTACTTCAACAGTTGGCGCGGCGGCGAAGGGGAGAATAGCGATCGCCTGCTGACCCTGCTGAAGGATGTGGATATCGGCAACGCCACCGACGCTCGCTTAGACCGCGAGCTAGACTTCATGGCTCCGGTGGCTGGGGGCAAACGCTTTACCTTCGAGCAGCGGTCGAACTTTGACCAGCAGATCTTCACCACCGTCTTTGAAGAACTGCCCCGCGATTTTTCCGGCATTGGCGGGCGCGATCGGTTTGATGCTCACCGTCGCTATGTGGCCTCCCTGCGTCGCCGCTACTTCTTTGAGCAACGGGCCGAGGGCTGGCAGCGGCTGTTGCCTTACCGCAGTGCCACGACCTTGCTAGACCTGCTCCAGAGTCATCCCTTACCCGACGATGCCTTACCCCGTGTGCTCTCAGCTATTAACCGGGGCGAAGGGCTGACCAATCCCGAACGACTACAGGGAGACTTGGCGCTCCAGGTGCGCGAAGTGGAAAATGGCACCATCCGCAGCTATCGGATTTTTGGGTGCGATCGCTTTACCCTGGACATCTACGACCAGGCCGAAGCTGCCTGCTTTGTGGAGCATATGCCCAGCGGTCTCGTATTGCGGCACCAGGGCGCTGCCAGCACTGATGCCGAGCTAATCATCGACCTTGATATGTTCGAAATGCTTGAACGGCTGAATGATGGCTATCGCCCCAGCATCGAACAGACCCAGGGATATTACCTGAGCCTGGTGGTATTTAAGAACCTGTTGGCCTCTGCTCCCTACCGGGAAGTTTTGCTGACCACCACCGGCCACGACTTTTACCGCGTTTGCCGGGAAGACTCTGGCCAGCTCCAGTTTGACGCTCTCGACCAGGAGGTAGCCCATGGCGCTGTCTAA